In Perca fluviatilis chromosome 14, GENO_Pfluv_1.0, whole genome shotgun sequence, a genomic segment contains:
- the LOC120573497 gene encoding zinc finger protein 829-like, translating into MSKSFTTSTYFKIHQRVHTGENLHSCDQCGAAFTLHYNLKNHQRLHTGKNLHSCDQCGAAFIRQNDLKNHQRIHTGERPYSCDQCGAAFIRHSVLKNHQRIHTGERPYSCDQCGAAFTQQGNLKTHQRIHTGDKPYSCDQCGAAFIRQSQLKNHQRIHTGDKPYSCDQCGKTFSLSSSLKRHQLIHTGEKPYCCQQCVSTFSQSSHLKRHQRIHTAS; encoded by the exons ATGAG caaatccttcacaacatctacatattttaagattcatcagagagttcacactggagagaatcttcacagctgtgatcaatgtggggcagctttcacactacATTATAACCTAAAAAACCATCAACGCCTTCACACTGGAAAGAATctacacagctgtgatcaatgtggggcagctttcataCGACAGAATGACCTAAAAaaccatcaacgcattcacactggagagaggcCATatagctgtgatcaatgtggggcagctttcataCGACACAGTGTCCTAAAAaaccatcaacgcattcacactggagagaggccatacagctgtgatcaatgtggggcagctttcacacaacaggGTAACCTAAAAAcccatcaacgcattcacactggagataaaccttacagctgtgatcaatgtggggcagctttcataCGACAGAGTCAACTAAAAaaccatcaacgcattcacactggagataaaccttacagctgtgatcaatgtgggaaaACCTTTTCTCTTAGTAGTAGCCTTAAAAGACACCAGCttattcacactggagagaagccgtattGCTGTCAACAGTGTGTGTCAACTTTTTCTCAGAGTAGTCACCTTAAAAgacaccagcgcattcacactgcctcgtag